Genomic DNA from Gemmatimonadales bacterium:
ACAGCACGAGGCCCATGAACACCACGACCGCGACCATCATGTGAAGCAGCACCAGCGGCCAGATCAGCGGTACGGTCCGTTGCAGTGCCTGCTCGGCATTCACCGCTTCGCCGAGGTAGGCACCCGAGACGATGAAGGTCGACGCCCCGACGCCCACCGCCGCGAGTGCCAGCGTGAGGAAGAGATTCAGCAAGGTGAGCCAGGGGTGTACCAGCAGCCCGCCGGCGCTCTGCAGATAGATCGTCATGACAGTTGGCACGACGCGTGTCACCAGCGCCACGATCACCAGCGGCGCAAAGAGCGACCGGTAGAGCCCGATCGACACGTCGAGCACTTCACCGGTGGTGAGCGGTCGAAGGACGGGAGCAGCCATTGCCGGGACTCCTGACGGTCAAAGTGATCTGTATCGCGAGAGACCGTACATTACCGTGCATCGGCAGAATCGTCACCCCCGGCCCCCTTTCGGGCCACCGACCGAATCGAGCAGATCCCCGGCATGACGCGCTCCGATTACCGGCAGCACCTCGAACTTGAGACCCCCGAGCACGTCGTCGTCGACTACGAGCTCGCCGGGATCGGCAGCCGTACCCTCGCCGCCATGGCCGACTGGCTGATCGTCGGAGTGCTGCTCTTCGTGGCGATCCTCGGTTTCACCGCCTTCCGCCACACCTCGATCTGGTTCGCTGTGCTGATGGTCGTGACCTTCTACGCGATCATCTGGGGCTATTTCACCTTCTTCGAAGGACTGCGCCAGGGACAGACGCCGGGGAAGGCGTGGATGGGAATCCGGGTGATCCGCGAAACGGGCCACGGCATCGGATTCGCCGAGGCAGCCGCCCGGAACCTGCTCCTTCCGGTCGACCTCTTCGGGGTCATCGGTGTCGTCCTGATCGCGGTGCATCCGCGGGCCAAGCGTCTCGGCGATCTCGTCGCCGGGACGGTGGTGGTGCGAGATCATCCGGTGATCGAATCCGTGGACCGGCCCGCCCCACCCGCGACCGCGATGCCACGAGCGGCGGGGATGGGGGAGGGAACGCCGAATCTCACCGACGAGGAGTTTCTTCTGCTCAGCGGCTTCGTCGAGCGCGAGCCATCGCTTCCCGCCGCCGTGAGCGAACGCTTCGCCACGTCACTGGCGGCGCGCTTTGCCGATCGCGTTCCGACCCGGTCCGGCGATGATCTTGGCTTCCTCATCGAGCTGCACGCCGACGAACAGCGGCGACGCGAAGGACGCTTCGGCGCTCGCGGTCCCGGCGCGCCGGCGGGGGGGCGCGTTTCATCTGCTCCGGTGGTTGCCAAGCTGGTGGCACGGAAGTCCGCACGCTGGGACCAGTTCCGGGCGATCGCCGATCGCGTCTCCGCCGGCGGCCTCGATGCGCTCACTGCGCAGGAACTCCCTGACTTTGCCGCACGGTATCGCGAGGTCGCAGCCGACCTGGCGCGGGCTCGGACCTATCGCGCCGACCCCCAGACGCTGGCGCACCTGGAGCGCCTGGTCGCGGCGGGTCACAGCGCATTGTACCGCAACGAAGGCCAGACCTGGCGCCGCATCGGGACGTTCCTTGTCGCAGAATGCCCGGCCGCGATCGTCGCGTCATGGCGGTACGTGGCGATCTCGTTCCTCGTCTTCGCGCTCCCCGCGCTCGGCGGCTACCAGCTCCTTCGTGAGCGCCCCGCGCTCGCCGCCGAACTGATTCCCGACAACATGCTCGAACGCGCAGAAGCGGGGGCGGCGCGCGAGGCGCACCATCAGGGCTACGTGACGCTTCCGGCGAGCAGCCGGCCATTTGCCGCGGTCGCGATCGCCGCGAACAACATCCGCGTCTCCCTCACCTGCTTTGCCTGGGGAATTGCGTTCGGAGTCGGATCGCTGGTGGCGGTCGGGTTCAACGGTCTCGAGCTCGGTGCGATCTCCGGCTACTTCGCCAACATGGGATTGCTGGGCTACCTCTTCACTTTCATCACCGGCCACGGC
This window encodes:
- a CDS encoding stage II sporulation protein M, which produces MTRSDYRQHLELETPEHVVVDYELAGIGSRTLAAMADWLIVGVLLFVAILGFTAFRHTSIWFAVLMVVTFYAIIWGYFTFFEGLRQGQTPGKAWMGIRVIRETGHGIGFAEAAARNLLLPVDLFGVIGVVLIAVHPRAKRLGDLVAGTVVVRDHPVIESVDRPAPPATAMPRAAGMGEGTPNLTDEEFLLLSGFVEREPSLPAAVSERFATSLAARFADRVPTRSGDDLGFLIELHADEQRRREGRFGARGPGAPAGGRVSSAPVVAKLVARKSARWDQFRAIADRVSAGGLDALTAQELPDFAARYREVAADLARARTYRADPQTLAHLERLVAAGHSALYRNEGQTWRRIGTFLVAECPAAIVASWRYVAISFLVFALPALGGYQLLRERPALAAELIPDNMLERAEAGAAREAHHQGYVTLPASSRPFAAVAIAANNIRVSLTCFAWGIAFGVGSLVAVGFNGLELGAISGYFANMGLLGYLFTFITGHGVLELFSIWVAGGAGLMLGRAVIDPGDLSRSDALVIAGRMAMRMIAAVIMMLLSAGTIEGMISGGASSLAVRLYIMAGSALLLLAYLLNGVRHLGVLTATPGVYARDAARR